Proteins encoded within one genomic window of Ananas comosus cultivar F153 unplaced genomic scaffold, ASM154086v1, whole genome shotgun sequence:
- the LOC109704201 gene encoding uncharacterized protein LOC109704201 encodes MGTKRKERTDETPDPISLSYPDPEFFDFDECRDRSLFEVDQIWALYDDLDGMPRFYARIRHIYENQDFKVGFTWLEHDPSNAAEMAWSRQQLPVACGSFRRGKAEVSQDPLMFSHIISWEKGKKKNGYDIYPKEGEVWAVYKGWDIAWSSDPDDDRTFEYEIVEVLSDFVAGSGINVIPLVKVEGFVSLFVRAKDKAPYRILSSEILRFSHRVPFHRMTGAERDGVPQGSFELDTASLPINMEDAFPSVPLECGTTKTGISPKSSTNDAGVGPAAVKEIERVRRKEFDHSQLATTFHCSDEYPAPEFCNVDDGKLINRIQPGQIWALYSEIDKFPKYFGWIHKVNSVDRLVELKWLEVRPRREEEKRWNRKGLPIGCGTFEVIDECETFDSTDAFSHLVNARLRGRKHQYEILPSVGEIWAMYKNWRPCWNLFDFENCEFDVVEICERSGAGTKVSLLTKVDGNRAVFMPDKKEKVVTILEDEYLRFSHQIPAFQLTDQKGGVLRGYWELDLASLPEALFNNSC; translated from the coding sequence ATGGGTACTAAACGGAAAGAAAGAACTGATGAGACTCCTGATCCGATTTCGCTTTCGTACCCCGATCCGGAATTCTTCGACTTTGACGAATGCAGGGATCGGAGTTTATTCGAAGTCGACCAGATTTGGGCGCTATATGATGATCTCGACGGAATGCCTAGGTTTTATGCTCGAATTAGGCACATCTATGAAAATCAAGATTTCAAGGTGGGCTTCACTTGGTTAGAGCACGATCCTTCAAATGCAGCTGAGATGGCGTGGTCTCGTCAGCAATTGCCTGTTGCTTGCGGGAGCTTCAGGCGAGGGAAAGCAGAAGTAAGTCAAGACCCTCTCatgttctcccacattatttcTTGGGAAAAAGGTAAAAAGAAGAACGGTTATGATATTTATCCGAAAGAGGGTGAAGTTTGGGCTGTTTACAAGGGCTGGGATATCGCGTGGAGCTCAGATCCGGACGACGACAGGACATTCGAGTATGAAATTGTTGAAGTCCTTTCGGATTTTGTGGCGGGAAGCGGTATCAATGTCATTCCTCTAGTTAAGGTAGAAGGTTTCGTGAGTCTGTTTGTGCGCGCAAAAGACAAAGCACCGTATCGTATACTATCCAGTGAAATACTTAGGTTTTCACACAGAGTCCCCTTTCACAGGATGACCGGAGCTGAACGTGACGGTGTCCCACAAGGTTCTTTTGAACTAGATACTGCATCTCTTCCTATTAACATGGAAGATGCTTTTCCATCTGTTCCTCTTGAATGCGGTACGACCAAAACCGGAATATCTCCTAAAAGTTCAACTAATGATGCAGGAGTTGGGCCTGCTGCCGTTAAGGAGATTGAGAGGGTGAGGAGGAAGGAATTTGACCATTCTCAATTAGCAACCACGTTCCATTGCTCGGATGAATATCCTGCCCCTGAGTTCTGCAACGTTGATGACGGGAAATTGATCAATAGGATCCAGCCGGGGCAGATTTGGGCGCTATACAGTGAAATTGATAAGTTCCCTAAGTACTTTGGATGGATACATAAAGTTAATTCGGTCGATCGCTTAGTTGAATTAAAATGGCTTGAGGTTCGTCCTCGGCGAGAGGAGGAAAAACGATGGAACCGCAAGGGCCTGCCAATTGGATGTGGAACATTTGAAGTAATCGATGAGTGTGAAACTTTTGACAGTACAGATGCCTTTTCTCATTTAGTGAATGCTAGACTGCGTGGTAGAAAACACCAATATGAAATCCTTCCTTCCGTCGGTGAGATTTGGGCCATGTACAAGAATTGGAGGCCCTGTTGGAACCTTTTCGACTTTGAAAACTGTGAGTTTGATGTGGTCGAGATTTGCGAGCGCAGTGGTGCTGGAACAAAGGTCTCTTTACTGACCAAGGTGGATGGGAATAGAGCCGTATTTATGCCtgacaaaaaggaaaaagtagtGACGATACTGGAGGACGAGTATTTAAGATTCTCTCATCAAATTCCAGCGTTCCAGCTGACAGATCAGAAAGGTGGCGTGCTTCGAGGCTATTGGGAGCTTGATCTTGCATCTCTACCGGAGGCCTTGTTCAACAATTCTTGTTGA